A section of the Solitalea canadensis DSM 3403 genome encodes:
- a CDS encoding YoaK family protein, with product MFRHSGSRRTHRHNMRLASLLCLTAGFVNVSGFLAFAVLTTNVTGHVAIFAEKISNGEFASARIVGLWMLLFFLGAFFSSLYSFLMSRYERFYHTIPIIIEIIILSLVGFYGANYDKSLLKTELFAGALLFAMGMQNAMVSMVSGSVVRTTHLTGIFTDLGIDLSALFKTNKSERSELIKKIGLRLTIISFFFIGGISGGLLFKKLSYATFYIPAAILVFAMFYDIFRVKTIRYVRSIGRKIRVQ from the coding sequence ATGTTCAGACATTCAGGAAGCAGAAGAACTCACAGACACAATATGCGGCTTGCGTCGTTATTATGTCTCACAGCAGGATTTGTAAACGTATCTGGTTTTTTAGCGTTCGCAGTTCTTACCACCAATGTAACCGGACATGTAGCCATCTTTGCTGAGAAAATTTCAAATGGAGAGTTTGCTTCGGCCCGAATAGTTGGTTTATGGATGTTGCTTTTTTTTCTGGGCGCTTTCTTCTCCAGTCTTTATAGTTTCTTAATGAGCCGTTATGAACGGTTTTACCACACAATCCCAATAATAATCGAAATCATTATTTTGAGTTTGGTTGGCTTTTATGGAGCTAACTATGATAAATCACTTTTAAAGACTGAGTTGTTTGCCGGAGCTCTCTTGTTTGCAATGGGTATGCAAAATGCGATGGTATCAATGGTGTCCGGATCGGTAGTAAGAACGACTCATTTAACCGGCATATTTACCGACCTTGGAATAGATCTATCCGCTCTTTTTAAAACTAATAAAAGCGAACGATCGGAGCTCATCAAAAAAATAGGTTTAAGATTAACGATCATCTCTTTCTTTTTCATCGGAGGGATTTCCGGTGGGTTGCTCTTTAAGAAGTTGTCTTATGCAACCTTTTACATTCCTGCGGCTATTTTGGTATTTGCTATGTTTTATGACATCTTTCGTGTTAAAACGATCCGGTATGTCAGAAGCATTGGGAGAAAAATCCGCGTTCAGTAA
- a CDS encoding copper homeostasis protein CutC, giving the protein MNSTNLYHQNTGEYELEICCYSADSVIEAAKGGANRVELCDNMQDGGTTPSAGTIAQARKVEGIKLYVIIRPRGGDFCYNDIEFEAMKYDIGEVKRLGVDGIVIGLLNPDGSVDTERTKELVELARPLDVTFHRAFDMTADPHKALESVIECGVSRVLTSGTYNTAVEGVELLGELVRLANGRIAIMAGSGVNAGNIQQLQQAGVRQFHSSAMKFVTTAMQYQNPKIKMGKESQHSEFEKGIVDEEKVKAMKEILINLHRQSVTS; this is encoded by the coding sequence ATGAATAGTACTAATTTGTATCACCAAAATACCGGTGAGTATGAACTTGAAATATGCTGTTATTCTGCGGATTCTGTAATTGAAGCAGCAAAAGGCGGTGCCAACAGGGTTGAATTGTGTGATAACATGCAAGATGGAGGAACAACCCCAAGTGCCGGAACAATTGCACAGGCCCGAAAAGTGGAAGGAATAAAACTGTATGTAATTATTAGACCTCGAGGAGGTGATTTCTGCTATAATGATATCGAATTTGAGGCAATGAAATATGATATCGGAGAAGTTAAAAGATTAGGAGTAGATGGAATAGTAATTGGATTATTAAATCCGGATGGCTCTGTTGATACAGAAAGAACGAAGGAGCTTGTAGAATTGGCAAGACCTTTGGATGTTACTTTTCACCGTGCATTTGATATGACTGCTGATCCTCATAAAGCGTTGGAGTCAGTAATTGAATGTGGCGTTTCAAGAGTATTAACATCAGGAACTTATAATACAGCTGTAGAAGGAGTTGAATTGTTGGGAGAATTAGTTCGTCTGGCAAATGGACGAATTGCAATTATGGCTGGAAGTGGAGTAAATGCAGGCAACATCCAACAATTGCAGCAAGCAGGAGTTCGGCAATTCCATTCTTCCGCAATGAAGTTTGTTACCACAGCGATGCAATACCAAAATCCTAAGATTAAAATGGGTAAGGAAAGTCAGCATTCTGAATTTGAAAAAGGAATTGTTGATGAAGAGAAAGTAAAGGCGATGAAGGAGATCTTAATAAATCTTCATCGGCAAAGTGTGACCAGTTAA
- a CDS encoding DUF3820 family protein, whose protein sequence is MYPLGKRQHEINPLVSHIILPDILIKVYLCLPNLFNLNPEILTELVTMRMPYGKYKGVIICNIPEPYLVWYHSKGFPEGKLGMLLHTMYEIKLNGLEYLLEPLKKK, encoded by the coding sequence ATGTACCCCTTGGGTAAAAGACAGCACGAGATAAATCCGTTGGTGTCGCACATTATCTTGCCCGATATTTTAATCAAAGTTTATCTTTGCCTTCCAAATCTATTCAATTTGAATCCTGAAATACTTACAGAACTCGTTACGATGCGCATGCCATACGGCAAGTATAAAGGCGTTATTATTTGCAATATTCCTGAGCCCTACCTAGTTTGGTACCATAGCAAAGGTTTTCCAGAAGGCAAACTCGGTATGTTGTTACATACAATGTATGAAATAAAGCTGAATGGATTAGAGTATCTTTTGGAACCTTTAAAAAAGAAATAA
- a CDS encoding WD40/YVTN/BNR-like repeat-containing protein, with protein MKKNSCILAFAGICLTSSAIAQTKSLITFTPDTATNIRAIAVVNDSTVWFGGSNGSWGYTTTNGSDWKMGKTELGWQNTDFRSIAVTPDNAVLIANIASPGYILRTNDMGSSWRQVYKNENKEQFFDALVFSDDKNGWALGDPQKGCIQLLKTVDGGLNWSAVDCAFLPKIETGEAFFASSNTSIDAKERSVWIATGGPKARVIYSSNRGKSWKVSETPLQQGEKMTGIFSLAMYNEKLGVVAGGNYDNKAKTDNTIAISVDGGKIWKNKFDKHGQEIKDLPFVSCIQFVPKSKGKKLIAACLPGIYYSDNYGRTWVKINDEGFYTFRFSPSGKTAWFAGAKGKIGRMDF; from the coding sequence ATGAAAAAAAATAGCTGCATATTGGCTTTTGCAGGTATATGTTTGACAAGTTCGGCAATAGCTCAAACAAAGTCATTAATAACGTTTACTCCAGATACCGCCACAAATATTAGAGCAATTGCAGTAGTAAATGACTCAACAGTTTGGTTTGGGGGAAGCAATGGTAGTTGGGGATATACAACTACAAATGGCTCAGATTGGAAGATGGGAAAAACAGAGCTTGGCTGGCAAAATACCGATTTCAGAAGCATTGCCGTAACTCCTGATAATGCGGTTTTGATTGCCAATATTGCTTCTCCCGGATACATTTTGAGAACAAATGATATGGGTAGCAGTTGGCGACAAGTATATAAAAACGAAAATAAGGAGCAGTTTTTTGACGCTTTAGTTTTTTCTGACGACAAAAATGGATGGGCACTGGGCGATCCTCAAAAAGGATGCATTCAGTTGTTGAAAACCGTTGACGGAGGTTTAAATTGGTCTGCTGTTGATTGTGCTTTTTTGCCAAAGATCGAAACAGGTGAAGCCTTTTTTGCTTCTTCTAATACCTCAATAGATGCAAAAGAGCGTTCTGTATGGATTGCAACAGGTGGTCCGAAAGCCAGAGTGATCTATTCCAGTAACCGTGGTAAATCATGGAAGGTGTCCGAAACGCCATTGCAGCAAGGTGAAAAAATGACGGGCATTTTTTCATTGGCGATGTATAATGAAAAACTAGGGGTTGTTGCCGGCGGTAATTACGATAATAAAGCCAAAACTGATAATACCATAGCGATATCAGTTGATGGTGGAAAAATCTGGAAGAACAAATTCGATAAACACGGACAAGAAATAAAGGACCTTCCGTTTGTATCTTGCATTCAATTTGTTCCTAAGTCGAAAGGAAAGAAATTGATAGCAGCTTGCCTGCCCGGGATTTATTATTCGGATAATTATGGACGTACCTGGGTAAAGATTAACGATGAAGGCTTTTATACTTTTCGTTTTTCTCCTTCCGGAAAAACAGCTTGGTTTGCAGGTGCAAAAGGAAAAATTGGCAGGATGGATTTTTAA
- a CDS encoding carbohydrate-binding family 9-like protein — protein MTSIIKIAAVTSFFFSAYGQAFSQDSPLSATYDCRKATSSVKIDGAVNDKAWQDAAWTPYFIDIEGDKRPAPYYKTRMKMLWDEKGLYIFAELEEPHLQGTITKHDAVIFQDNDFEVFIDPDNDELNYYEIEVNTLNTIWDLMLSKPYRKGGKPDNSWTATGLKTAVKLNGTLNNPADTDKGWSVEMMIPWKAFKENRVPAINEIWKMNFSRVQWDFEVKDGKYVKKKDPESGKELPEYNWVWSNMGVINMHIPESWGKVTFVE, from the coding sequence ATGACGAGTATAATTAAGATTGCTGCAGTAACATCGTTTTTCTTTTCTGCTTATGGACAAGCATTTTCTCAAGATTCACCCCTTTCTGCTACTTATGATTGTCGTAAGGCCACCTCATCGGTAAAAATTGATGGTGCTGTTAACGATAAGGCTTGGCAAGACGCTGCTTGGACACCTTATTTTATTGATATTGAAGGAGACAAAAGACCGGCTCCTTATTATAAAACACGGATGAAAATGCTATGGGATGAAAAAGGACTATACATTTTTGCAGAACTTGAAGAACCGCATTTACAGGGAACAATAACAAAGCATGATGCAGTTATTTTTCAGGATAATGATTTTGAGGTCTTTATTGATCCGGATAATGATGAGTTAAACTATTATGAAATTGAGGTAAATACATTGAATACTATATGGGACCTAATGCTTAGTAAGCCTTATCGTAAAGGAGGTAAACCAGATAATAGCTGGACAGCTACCGGCTTAAAAACTGCTGTAAAATTAAACGGAACACTTAACAATCCGGCAGATACAGATAAAGGTTGGTCCGTTGAGATGATGATTCCTTGGAAAGCTTTTAAAGAGAATCGTGTTCCTGCAATTAATGAAATCTGGAAAATGAATTTTTCACGTGTTCAGTGGGATTTTGAGGTAAAGGATGGAAAATACGTTAAAAAGAAGGACCCGGAAAGCGGAAAAGAATTGCCTGAGTATAATTGGGTTTGGAGCAATATGGGCGTAATTAATATGCATATCCCTGAAAGCTGGGGCAAAGTCACCTTTGTAGAATAA
- a CDS encoding response regulator transcription factor, translated as MIKARSRIDPCFLAFIILEFRSGRFSTELICYFVLNHELQKMKILVVEDEKQLSESIIAVLTDEGFDCEAAYTFRDAESKLTNKIYDLVVLDINLPGGLGFDLFTTINDQKNALPGVLIISARSNLDDKLKGLNLGADDYLVKPFNISELVARVRSIIRRKYPQEANELSFLDVAYTLEGQKVFVNSSELKLTKSQLRILYFLLANKNRVVSKESLCDYVLKDDIDMVDSLDFIYTHIKNLRQKLKKADSDVTIESVYGLGYTLKKKD; from the coding sequence ATGATAAAGGCCAGAAGCAGGATTGATCCTTGTTTTCTGGCCTTTATCATTTTAGAATTCCGTTCCGGCAGATTTTCGACAGAATTAATCTGTTATTTTGTACTAAACCATGAGTTGCAAAAAATGAAAATACTGGTTGTTGAGGATGAGAAACAATTATCTGAAAGTATAATCGCTGTCCTAACAGATGAAGGATTCGATTGTGAGGCCGCATATACATTCAGGGATGCAGAAAGTAAGCTAACCAATAAAATCTATGATTTGGTAGTACTTGATATTAATCTTCCCGGAGGATTAGGATTTGACCTATTCACAACAATCAATGACCAAAAAAATGCATTGCCAGGTGTTCTGATAATTTCTGCAAGAAGTAATCTTGATGATAAACTAAAAGGACTTAACCTCGGAGCTGATGATTACCTGGTAAAACCATTTAACATTAGTGAATTAGTGGCTAGGGTTAGAAGTATTATCCGGCGTAAATATCCGCAGGAAGCAAACGAATTATCCTTTCTTGATGTTGCTTACACTTTAGAAGGACAGAAGGTCTTTGTTAATAGCAGCGAACTTAAACTTACCAAGAGTCAATTACGGATCCTGTATTTTCTTTTGGCAAATAAAAACAGGGTGGTTTCAAAAGAATCATTATGCGATTATGTTTTAAAGGATGATATCGACATGGTGGATTCCCTTGACTTCATTTATACACATATTAAAAACCTTCGCCAAAAATTAAAAAAGGCCGACAGCGACGTGACCATTGAATCTGTATATGGCCTAGGGTACACTTTAAAGAAAAAAGATTGA
- a CDS encoding GH92 family glycosyl hydrolase yields the protein MNRQFIKTSLSVLLSTIVMSLHAQKITKYVDPFIGTGGHGHTFPGATLPFGMVQVSPDTGTEGWDWCSGYHSSDSSIIGFSHTHLSGTGGADYGDILLMPTIGAWKIQPGTKENPSSGYRSRFRHETEEASPGYYGVLLDDYKIKVELTATTRTGFHKYVFPRSPVSNIVVDLGHGISDQVRESFMQINGNDEVVGLRRSKGWADDQYVYFVIKFSKPFKKFAVADGDDIEVDGRKMEGKKVKGIFRFSTRENEIIYAKVAISSVSIEGARKNLAAESPGWDFDKIKHAADSTWEQTLGKIKINAPVDSVDASMVDQKKIFYTALYHCFIHPNIYNDVDGQYRGMDKQIHTTKTNHYTVFSLWDTFRALHPLFTLIAPEKNNEIVQSLLDDYQQSGKLPIWELASNETGTMIGYHAIPVISDMILKGLGDFDVNTAYEAMKKSAMEDDRGLKYYKLHGFIPRELENNAVSKQLEYAYDDWCIAQVAKKLNKQNDYEYFLGRALSYRNIFDSSVGFMRGRNIYGQWNPDFNPSQVSILGNGDFTEGNSWQYSFFVPQDINGMVEMYGGEQKFADKLDSLFSQKPVVDNEHALDVTGLVGQYAQGNEPSHHVAYLYNYVGQPWKTQQLVNKIRETLYTTGRDGLCGNEDCGQMSAWYVFGALGFYPVNPASGQYIIGTPMFESVTINDGKPNQFTINATGISEDNRYISSATLNGKQHIQSFVTHGDLTKTGELSFKMSFQPNKEWAQQLLGRPVQEIITPGKEIKTGQLLFMPYEVSGKTLFYGKKQVTLKTETTDAKIYYTLDGTVPSTTSKQYNGPFSLTKSATVTAIAISKNGAQSEMSTLNFIRAITKGPKAAYPKITSNITIGTTYKSTAEVLLDGNFGSYNFRDGNWVATNNSLTNITIELDKPMWVKELKMRFMENTGSWIFVPRNIQFSVSTDGKTYQQLDLIENEIPLNHQEIAIKEFLRPCNTKEKIKFIKVDITNIEKLPGWHPGAGNPAWMFSDEIIIAY from the coding sequence ATGAATCGACAATTTATCAAAACTTCGCTTTCTGTTTTGCTAAGTACGATAGTCATGAGCTTGCATGCTCAAAAAATCACAAAGTATGTTGATCCGTTTATAGGTACAGGCGGACATGGCCATACCTTCCCTGGGGCAACCTTGCCTTTTGGCATGGTTCAGGTGAGTCCTGATACCGGTACCGAAGGTTGGGATTGGTGTTCCGGTTATCACAGTTCGGATAGTTCAATCATAGGGTTTTCTCACACCCATTTAAGTGGCACTGGAGGGGCAGATTACGGCGATATACTGCTGATGCCTACTATTGGTGCATGGAAAATACAGCCGGGTACAAAGGAAAATCCGTCTTCAGGTTATCGATCTCGCTTTCGTCATGAAACGGAAGAGGCATCTCCCGGTTATTACGGTGTCCTTTTAGATGATTACAAAATTAAGGTTGAGTTAACAGCTACTACGCGTACTGGATTTCATAAATATGTTTTCCCACGTTCCCCGGTGAGCAATATAGTTGTGGACTTGGGTCATGGTATTTCCGATCAGGTTCGTGAAAGTTTTATGCAGATAAACGGGAACGATGAAGTGGTTGGTTTGCGCAGATCAAAAGGATGGGCAGATGATCAATATGTGTATTTTGTAATTAAGTTCTCAAAGCCTTTTAAAAAGTTTGCCGTAGCTGATGGCGATGATATTGAAGTGGATGGACGGAAAATGGAAGGCAAAAAGGTGAAAGGGATTTTTCGTTTTTCAACCAGGGAGAATGAAATCATCTATGCAAAAGTGGCCATTTCAAGTGTAAGCATTGAAGGCGCCCGAAAAAATCTCGCTGCCGAATCTCCGGGTTGGGATTTTGACAAAATAAAACATGCAGCCGACAGTACCTGGGAACAAACATTAGGTAAAATAAAGATCAATGCTCCGGTAGATTCTGTAGATGCCTCCATGGTGGATCAAAAAAAGATCTTTTATACTGCTCTTTATCATTGCTTCATTCATCCTAATATTTACAATGATGTTGACGGTCAATACCGTGGAATGGATAAACAAATTCATACCACCAAAACTAATCATTACACGGTATTCTCTCTTTGGGATACATTTCGGGCATTACACCCCTTGTTCACTTTAATAGCTCCGGAAAAAAACAATGAGATTGTACAGTCATTGCTTGATGATTATCAGCAATCAGGAAAATTACCAATTTGGGAATTGGCGTCGAATGAAACCGGCACAATGATCGGTTATCATGCGATTCCTGTGATAAGTGATATGATTTTAAAAGGACTGGGCGATTTTGATGTAAATACTGCTTACGAGGCCATGAAGAAAAGTGCAATGGAAGATGATCGAGGCCTTAAATACTATAAACTGCATGGTTTTATTCCACGTGAACTTGAAAATAATGCTGTATCGAAACAATTGGAATATGCTTATGATGACTGGTGCATTGCTCAGGTTGCTAAAAAGCTTAATAAGCAAAATGATTATGAATATTTCCTCGGCAGAGCATTAAGTTACCGTAATATTTTTGACTCCTCTGTTGGCTTTATGAGAGGGAGAAATATCTACGGACAATGGAATCCTGATTTTAATCCTTCTCAAGTGTCGATTTTAGGGAACGGAGATTTCACTGAAGGCAACTCCTGGCAATACAGCTTTTTTGTTCCTCAGGATATAAATGGGATGGTTGAGATGTATGGCGGAGAACAAAAGTTCGCAGATAAACTAGACAGCCTTTTTAGTCAGAAGCCGGTGGTTGATAATGAGCACGCTCTGGATGTTACTGGTTTAGTCGGACAATATGCACAGGGAAATGAACCAAGTCATCATGTTGCTTATCTATATAATTATGTTGGTCAACCCTGGAAAACGCAACAACTGGTAAATAAAATCAGGGAGACTCTTTATACGACCGGTCGAGATGGATTATGTGGCAATGAAGATTGCGGACAAATGTCGGCCTGGTATGTTTTCGGTGCTCTAGGTTTTTATCCGGTTAACCCCGCCTCCGGTCAATATATAATTGGAACGCCCATGTTCGAGTCGGTTACGATTAATGATGGGAAACCTAATCAGTTTACGATTAATGCAACGGGGATAAGTGAGGATAACCGATATATTTCATCGGCAACATTAAATGGCAAGCAGCACATACAAAGCTTTGTCACTCATGGTGACCTTACAAAAACAGGTGAGTTGAGTTTTAAAATGAGTTTTCAACCTAATAAGGAGTGGGCTCAACAGCTGTTAGGTCGTCCGGTGCAGGAAATCATTACTCCGGGAAAAGAAATAAAGACGGGTCAGTTACTTTTTATGCCCTATGAAGTTTCCGGTAAGACATTATTCTACGGCAAAAAGCAGGTCACATTAAAAACAGAAACGACCGATGCAAAAATCTATTACACATTAGACGGCACAGTTCCATCGACAACTTCGAAGCAGTATAATGGTCCGTTTTCCTTAACTAAAAGCGCAACGGTAACAGCGATAGCAATAAGTAAGAATGGTGCTCAAAGTGAAATGTCGACTTTAAATTTCATTAGAGCCATTACGAAAGGGCCCAAAGCTGCTTATCCAAAGATCACTTCCAATATTACGATCGGAACAACTTACAAAAGCACTGCTGAAGTTTTATTGGATGGCAATTTTGGTTCTTATAATTTCAGAGATGGTAATTGGGTGGCCACAAACAACAGCCTTACCAACATTACAATCGAGCTGGACAAGCCAATGTGGGTAAAGGAACTGAAAATGCGCTTTATGGAAAATACCGGATCATGGATATTTGTTCCGAGAAATATTCAGTTTAGCGTGTCAACAGATGGAAAAACCTATCAGCAGTTGGATTTGATTGAGAATGAGATTCCATTAAATCATCAGGAAATTGCTATTAAAGAATTTTTACGTCCATGCAACACTAAAGAAAAGATCAAATTTATAAAGGTTGATATCACCAATATAGAAAAATTGCCAGGATGGCACCCAGGTGCAGGAAACCCTGCGTGGATGTTCTCCGATGAGATTATTATAGCCTATTAA
- a CDS encoding beta-mannosidase: MKKLLRNLYSISIILMSTSTVFGQAPKVVELNSGWKFKQADAGQWLPASVPGTVHTDLLANKVIDDPFYRNNEKEVQWIEKKDWVYETTIQVDDQLNAYDNIDLNFEGLDTYADVYINDSIVAKTSNMFIGYQVPVKYYLKTGENKLKVYFHSAVNVGAPQAKAAKFKYPADNEQSEVKTSIFSRKAPYHYGWDWGPRLVTSGIWKPVKLIAWNDARITDTHVQQLYLSNAMASLEAIMDIESDLDENVQLKVSSPDNKFEPVYMSQYLTPGKQSVKVSFQIKNPERWWPNGLGEPHLYKVNMEVITKRASDQKLQKIGLRTLQVVNEPDAMGESFYVKVNGAPVFMKGANYIPSDSFLPRVTRDRLAKTFEDVKKSNMNMLRIWGGGVYESDEFYDLADENGILVWQDFMFACTMYPSDSSFLANVKNEAEYNIKRLRKHPSLALWCGNNEIGVAWKNWGWQNTYKYTQADTAELANGYRKIFNEVLPQAVQRFDADRFYFPSSPISNWGKPEDFKKGDNHFWGVWHAEMPFEDYNTHVPRFMSEYGFQSFPDIVTIKRFAKTEDYDIQSAVMKTHQKSYKGNGLIKVYMDRYYREPKDFQSFLYVGQILQAEGIKMAIEAHRRNMPYCMGTLYWQLNDCWPVASWSSIDYYGRWKALQYFAKDAYKPIIVDPEIEKGKLNIYAISDLREAKKGELKLRLIDFKGTELWSKNQPVTIEGNKSQVVYTESVADHLDKADKKSSLLLVELVTADKQSAKNILYLDTLKNINLSKPTISSTVTENGKRFRVHLSADVLAKNVYLLLANDNSSAFDENYFDLLPGENKIVEFNSSLSLEQVKSNLQVISLYDSFKQKESTTDKEHKDKQNIFDKASGLFKKKSEKEASSDKPVVPEKKEVKPVQKTETVKEKDTTKKGGEEKKKSIFDKASGLFKKKDTGSSSTPSN, from the coding sequence ATGAAGAAATTACTTAGGAATTTATACTCAATTTCGATAATACTTATGTCAACTTCAACAGTTTTCGGGCAAGCACCTAAAGTTGTTGAACTGAACTCCGGATGGAAGTTTAAACAAGCAGATGCCGGCCAATGGCTACCGGCCAGTGTCCCGGGAACGGTTCATACAGACCTTTTAGCTAATAAAGTGATTGACGATCCTTTTTACAGAAACAATGAAAAGGAAGTCCAATGGATTGAAAAGAAGGATTGGGTGTATGAAACCACTATTCAGGTGGATGACCAACTCAATGCGTATGACAACATCGACCTTAATTTTGAAGGATTAGATACCTACGCAGATGTCTATATAAATGATTCAATTGTTGCCAAAACCAGCAATATGTTTATTGGCTACCAGGTTCCTGTAAAGTATTACCTGAAAACTGGAGAAAATAAATTGAAAGTATACTTCCATTCTGCGGTTAATGTGGGTGCTCCTCAGGCGAAAGCTGCAAAATTTAAGTATCCGGCTGATAATGAACAATCGGAAGTAAAGACCAGTATTTTTTCCCGTAAAGCACCCTATCATTATGGTTGGGATTGGGGACCTCGCTTAGTTACTTCCGGAATTTGGAAACCGGTTAAACTGATTGCCTGGAACGACGCCCGCATTACTGATACTCATGTACAGCAATTATACCTGAGCAATGCAATGGCATCTCTGGAGGCAATTATGGATATCGAATCTGACCTTGACGAGAACGTTCAGCTAAAAGTCTCAAGTCCTGATAATAAGTTCGAACCTGTTTACATGTCGCAATACCTAACACCGGGTAAGCAAAGTGTAAAGGTCTCTTTCCAGATTAAAAATCCTGAACGTTGGTGGCCAAATGGATTAGGCGAACCTCATTTGTACAAGGTTAACATGGAGGTAATCACCAAAAGAGCAAGTGATCAGAAATTGCAAAAAATTGGGTTAAGAACATTGCAAGTTGTTAATGAACCCGACGCAATGGGCGAAAGCTTTTATGTGAAAGTTAATGGAGCTCCGGTTTTTATGAAAGGAGCCAATTATATTCCTTCCGATAGCTTTTTACCTCGCGTAACGCGCGATCGTTTGGCTAAAACATTTGAGGATGTAAAAAAATCAAATATGAATATGCTTCGTATTTGGGGTGGCGGAGTTTATGAAAGCGACGAGTTTTACGATCTTGCAGATGAAAACGGGATTCTTGTTTGGCAAGACTTTATGTTTGCCTGTACCATGTATCCTTCGGACTCTTCATTTTTGGCCAACGTGAAAAATGAAGCGGAATACAATATTAAACGTCTACGTAAACACCCAAGCTTGGCCTTGTGGTGTGGGAATAATGAAATTGGTGTTGCGTGGAAAAATTGGGGCTGGCAAAACACCTATAAATATACACAAGCTGATACTGCGGAGTTAGCAAACGGCTACAGAAAAATCTTTAATGAAGTGCTGCCTCAAGCTGTTCAACGTTTTGATGCCGATCGTTTTTATTTCCCATCCTCTCCTATCAGTAATTGGGGAAAACCTGAGGATTTCAAAAAAGGAGATAATCACTTCTGGGGAGTTTGGCATGCCGAAATGCCTTTTGAAGATTACAACACCCATGTGCCTCGTTTCATGAGTGAGTATGGCTTTCAGTCGTTCCCGGATATTGTAACCATAAAACGTTTTGCCAAAACAGAAGATTACGATATTCAATCGGCTGTCATGAAAACCCATCAAAAGAGTTATAAGGGTAACGGTTTGATTAAGGTTTACATGGATCGTTACTATCGCGAACCAAAAGACTTTCAATCATTTTTGTATGTGGGACAAATATTGCAAGCAGAAGGAATAAAAATGGCAATTGAGGCTCACCGTCGTAATATGCCATATTGCATGGGAACATTGTACTGGCAATTAAACGATTGCTGGCCGGTTGCTTCATGGAGTAGTATTGACTATTATGGTAGATGGAAAGCTTTACAATATTTTGCGAAGGATGCTTATAAACCAATCATTGTTGATCCCGAGATAGAAAAAGGAAAACTGAATATTTATGCTATCTCTGATTTAAGAGAAGCGAAAAAAGGAGAGCTTAAGCTGAGATTAATCGACTTTAAAGGAACTGAGTTGTGGTCTAAAAATCAACCGGTAACCATTGAGGGAAATAAGAGCCAGGTGGTTTACACCGAATCTGTTGCCGATCACCTAGACAAAGCAGATAAAAAATCAAGTCTCTTGCTAGTTGAACTGGTAACAGCTGATAAACAGTCGGCTAAAAATATCCTTTACCTGGATACTCTTAAAAACATCAATTTGTCAAAACCAACAATCAGTTCAACAGTAACAGAAAATGGTAAACGATTCCGTGTTCATTTATCAGCTGATGTTTTAGCAAAAAATGTTTATCTCCTATTGGCTAATGATAATTCTTCAGCCTTTGATGAAAACTATTTTGACTTGTTGCCAGGTGAAAACAAAATTGTTGAGTTTAATTCGTCGTTGAGCCTTGAGCAGGTGAAGAGTAATCTTCAGGTCATTTCCTTGTACGATAGCTTTAAACAAAAGGAAAGCACTACCGATAAAGAACATAAGGATAAACAAAACATTTTTGATAAAGCGTCAGGATTATTTAAAAAGAAGTCAGAAAAAGAAGCTAGTTCCGACAAGCCGGTGGTTCCGGAGAAAAAGGAAGTAAAACCGGTACAGAAAACGGAAACTGTTAAAGAAAAGGACACGACCAAAAAAGGCGGAGAAGAAAAGAAGAAGAGCATTTTTGATAAGGCATCCGGTTTATTTAAGAAAAAAGATACAGGGAGCTCTTCAACACCTTCCAATTAA